DNA sequence from the Streptomyces canus genome:
GACATGGCCGTACTGCGTGCGGGCGACCGTACGACGTGGACCGTGCACGAGACCCTGCGGAAGGCGTACGCGATCAATCTGTGAGCGGGCCCGCCGTGGTCCCCCGGATCTCCAGCACCGGCGCTGCGAGATCCGTGCGCCCCTCTCCCCCACGCCCCTCGAACCGGTCGAGCAGACACCGCGCGGCCCGGCGGCCGACCTCGTGGCTGGCGTTGTCGACGGTGGTGAGCCAGACGTGGCGGAGCCGGGCGATGCTCGTGTTGTCGTAGCCGACGACGGACAGGTCGCGCGGGACGCTCAGGCCGAGTTCCTCCGCGGCCGACACCGCGCCGATCGCGGCGATGTCGTTGAAGGCGAAGACGGCCGTCGGCCGGTCGGGGCGGCTCAGCAGCCGGACCGTCGTGCGGTAGCCGCCCTCCTCGGTCATGTCACTCGCCTCGACGACCGCCTCCTGGGCGAGGCCGTGCGCCCGCATCGTCGCCTCGAAGCTGCGCCGGCGCAGCTCGCCGACCGCCCCGTACCCCGCGATGTGCGCGACGCGGCGGTGACCGAGGCCGATCAGGTGCTCGGTGACCAGGCGGGCGCCGCGCTCGTCGTCGTTGGCGACGACGTCCACCCCCGGCAGCCTGGGCTCGCGCGCGCCCGCCACGACCACCGGGAGCCGCTCGGCCACCGCCCCGAGCGCGGCGGCGTCGGGCAGCGTGCCGACCACGATCAGGCCGTCCACCCCGAGGTCCAGGAAGGGACCGGCCGGATCCTGTCCGGTACGGCGGTTGAGACGGGCGTCGGCCAGGAGCATGCGCAGGCCGTTGTCGTGGAGCAGGGAGTTCAGACCGTCGAGCAGATCCACGAACCAGGGGTTGCGCAGGTCGTTCAGGAGGACGCCGACCGTGCGGGTGCGCTGCTCGCTGAGGCTCCGGGCGGCGGCGTTCGGACGGTAGCCGAGTTCGCGCACGGCCCGCAGCACGGCCTCCCGCTTCTCCGGGCGCACCTGCTCGGAGCCCCGCAGCACGAGGGAGACCAGCGACTTCGAGACACCGGCCCGGTCGGCCACATCGCGGATCGTCGGCGCTCTCATGGGTATGGACCGTTCCATGGCGCAGCACGGCTTGTCAAAGGGTTGACATCAAGCAAATACGGCACCCAAGGTGGCCTGGACAGGAAATGGACCGGTCCAAAGAGGTGCTCCCCCATGGTCGATACGCTCGGTGTCGCCGTCGTCGGATTCGGCTGGATGGGGCGGGTGCACACCCAGGCCTACGCCCGTGTCCCGCACCACTACCCCGGGCTCCCGCTGCGCGCCGAACTCGTGACCGTCGCCGAGGACGTGCCGGGACGGGCCGAGGAGGCGGCCGCGCAGTTCGGGTTCGCCTCGGCCACCCACGACTGGCGCGAGGTCGCCGCCGACCCGCGTGTCCAGGCCGTCAGCATCACCGCGCCCAACTTCCTGCACCGCGAGATCGGCGTCGCGATGGCCGGGGCCGGCAAACACATCTGGATCGAGAAGCCGGTCGGCCTCACCGCCGAGGACGCCCGCGCGGTGGCGGACGCCGTGGCCCGGACCGGCGTGCGGAGCGCGGTCGGCTTCAACTACCGCAACGCGCCCGCCGTAGAAAGCGCCCGCGAGCTGATCGCCTCCGGGGAGATCGGCACGGTCACCCATGTCCGCGTCCGGCTCTTCAGCGACTACGCGGCCCACCCTCAGGGTGCCCTGACCTGGCGTTACGAGCGTGAACGCGGCGGCAGCGGAGTGCTCGGGGACCTCGCCTCGCACGGCGCCGACCTGGCCCGCTTCCTGCTCGGCGACATCGCTTCCCTCACGGCCGACACCGCGATCTTCGTGCCCGAGCGCGCCCGCCCCACCGGGGCCACCGCAGGGCACACCCTGGCGACCGGAGAGCTCGGGCCCGTCGAGAACGAGGACTACGTCAACTGCCTGCTGCGCTTCACCTCCGGTGCCCGTGGCGTCCTGGAGGCCTGCCGGGTCTCGGTCGGCGAGCAGAACAACTACGGCTTCGAGGTGCACGGCACGAAGGGCGCGGTGTTCTGGGACTTCCGCCGCATGGGTGAGCTGGGCATCAGCCGCGGCACCGGCTACCAGGACCAGCCCGTCAGCACGGTGCATGTCGGCCCGGGCGACGGCGAGTTCGGCGCCTTCCAGCCGGGCGCGGCCAACGCCATGGGCTACGACGACCTCAAGGTCGTGGAGGCGTACCGCTTCCTGCGTTCGGTCGCCGAGGGCACGTCGTACGGGGCCACGGTGGAGGACGCCGTGCACAGCGCCGTCGTACTGGACGCCATGTCCCGCTCCGCGGAAAGCGGTTCATGGGTGGAGGTGTCGGCATGACGGTCCGGGTGGGGGTGATCGGGGCCGGGGTGATGGGTGCCGATCATGTGCGGCTGCTGCACGGGTTCGTGTCGTCGGCCGAGGTCGTGGCGGTGGCGGATGTCGACCAGGCGCGGGCGAGGGCCGTCGCGTCCGGTGTACCGGGGGCGCTCGTCAGCCCCGACGCGTGGGCGCTGATCGCCGAATCCCGCGTGGACGCCGTCGTGGTCGCCTCGCACGACTCCACCCACGCCGAGCTCACCGTGGCCGCCGTGCGCGCCGGGAAGCCGGTGCTGTGCGAGAAGCCGCTGGCGCCGACGGTCGCCGAGTGCGTCGAGGTCGTCCGTGAGGACGACAAGGCGGGCGGCGGGCTCGTGTCGGTGGGCTTCATGCGGCGGTTCGACCCGGCGTACGTCGCGCTGAAGGCCGCGCTGGGAGAGGGCCGGTGCGGTCGGCCCAGGGTGGTGCACTGTGTGAGCCGGGGTGTGACCTCGGCACCGGGCGCGGTCAGCGAGTTCAGCGTCACCGGGTCCTCGATCCACGAGTTCGACGTCGTGCCGTGGCTGCTGGACTCACCCGTCACCGCGGTGTCCTGGCACGCGCCCGAGGGTGAGTCCGCTCCCGGTCTGCGTGACCCCCAGGTCATGCTCCTGCACACCGCCGACGGCACGCTCACCACCCTCGAGACCTTCCTCAACGCCCGCTACGGGTACGAGGTCCGCTGTGAGATCGCCGGCGAGCGGGGCGCGCTGCGGCTGGCCGATCCCGCGCTGGTCGTGAGTTCGCTGGAGCGCAACCGGTCCACCGGATACCCGGCCGACTGGCGGCCCCGGTTCACCGAGGCCTACCGGCTGGAGCTGCAGGCGTGGATCGACTCGGTCGTCGCCGGACGGTCCTCGCCGCTGGCCTCCGCGCGTGCGGGGCTGACCGCGTCCGCGGTCGCACAGGCGGTGATCGCGTCGATGCGGGACGGCGGCCGGACCGTGCCCGTGTCCGTACCGGCCCTGTGAGGCATGCCGTGACCACACTTCCCGCGCCCCGCACCCCCGATCCCATGGCCGCGCCCGCCCTCAACTGGGGTGTCCTCGGCACCGGTTGGATCGCCGAGCGGTTCGTCGATTCGGTCCAGCGGCACACCCGTCAGCGGTTCACCGCCGTGGCTTCGCGCGATGCCGCCCGGGCGCAGGAGTTCGCGGCCCGGCACGGGATCAGGCGCGGATACGGCTCGTACGAGGAGCTGGTGGCCGCCGCCGACGTCGATGTCGTGTACGTCGCCACCGAGCACACCGCCCATCTCGCCTGTGCGCGACTGGTGTTGGAGGCCGGCAAGCACGTCCTGGTCGAGAAGCCGCTCGGCCTGAACGCGGCGCAGGGCGCGGAGATCGCCGAACTCGCCGCCTCGCGTGGGCTGTTCTGTGCCGAGGCGTTGTGGACGTTCTTTCTGCCGCGCTTCGATGTCGTACGGCAGGTGCTCGACTCCGGGATGCTCGGCCAGGTGCGGTCCGTGCTGGCCGACCTCGGTGAGTACTTCGACCCTGCGGGGGGACATCGCATCCTGCGTGCCGATCTCGCCGGTGGGCCACTGCTCGATCTCGGTACCTACCCGGTGTCGCTGGCCACCTGGGTGCTGGGCCCCGCGGAGAACGTGCAGGCTTCGGGGCAGGCACACCCCTCGGGGGTGAACGGGCAGATCGGTGCCGTCCTGGACGGGCGGGCCGTCCTTCACACCACCCTGTTCAGTGACACTCCGAGCACGGCGGTGATCGCGGGGACCGAGGGGACCCTCCGGCTGCCGGGGCCCTTCCACCAGCCCGGGGACGTGGTGTTCAGGCCGGCCGGAGGGGGCCCGCCACTGACGTACACCGAACCTCGTACGGGCCACGACGGCCTGCACTTCGAGGCCGCCGAGGCAGCCCGCCGCATCCGGGACGGCCTCGTCGAGACGCCTCTGCGGCCGCTTGCCGACTCGGTCGCCACGCTGCGGGTGATGGACGAGATCAGAAGACGGTGCGGGATCGTCTTCCCCGGCGAACAGCCGGCCCGGACCCGCGGCCGGACAGCGACCTAGTACGGCATGTTGTACGGCGTCACCACCTGGATCGCCGAAGGTGTCGTCGGCCCCGCCGGCGGCAACGCCCCGTGCGCCCGCATCACGATGTGGCACGCCTCTCGCATGTCCTGCCGCAGGTCGTGATGGAGGACCGCCGACAGGCGGTGTTCGCGCAGCAGCCGGTCGTTGTCGTGGTCCAGGTCGTGGGCCACGAACACCGCGCACTCCCTGTCCAGGTCCTCGAAGGCCCGGAGCGTGGCGATGTTGCCGCCGCCGATGGAGTAGACCGCCCGGATCTCCGGATCCCGCTCCAGGGCGGCCCGGACGAGGTCGTACTGCGTGGCGTCCAGGCCCTGTCCCTCGGCGATCTCCACCACCGCGCGTTCCGGGTGGCGGGTGCGCATCGCGCTGCGGAACCCCATCTCGCGCTCCTCCTCGTTGCGGAAGAAGCCGCTGCTGAGGCTGGTGAGGACGTTGCCGGGGCGGTCGCCGAGCCACTGGCCCATGAGGTAGGCGGCGGTCGCTCCCGCCGCCCGGTTGTCGATGCCCACGTAGGCGAGGCGGGCCGTGGAGGGCAGGTCGGTGACCAGGGTGACCACGGGAATGCCCGCCTCCGCGAGCCGGCCGACCGCGGCCGTGACCTCGGGAACGTCGGGAGCCTTGAGGATCACGCCTTGGGAGCCGCGACGGGCTATCCGGTCGAGGGTCTTGGTCAGCTCCGCGCCGGGGCCCGTCTCGCGGAAGTGGAAACGGGAGCGCAGGACGGCGGGATGCAGCGCGGGCAGCTCGGCCTCCAGAGCGGCGCGGACGGCCGTGGAGAAGCGTTCCGGCGTCTGCATCACTATGTCGATCATGAACGTGCGGCCGACCAGCCGGACCTGGGTGCGCTGCCGGTCCAGGTCCGTGATCGCCTGGCGGACCTCGCGGGCGGTGTTCTCCCGCACCCCTCCCCTGCCGTTCAGGACCCGGTCGACGGTGGCCTCGCTCAGCCCCGCCTGACGTGCGATTTCCCGGATCGGGTACGGGTGGCCCACGCGGCTGCTCCTTGAGGGGTTTTTGATGGCTGCCTGCTGGTTGTTCGACGCCTTTGTCATGACAAGAATGACAGCGCTGAGTCGCCCCTGTCACCGAGAGGACGCCGATGTCCTTCACCGCCGTACACCGCCGCGCCTGGCTGTCCGAGCAGGACTGCGACCTCGACTCGTTCCGCGCGCTCGTCGAGCGGGCGGCCGACCCCGCCGACTACCCGCACGCCGCCGCCGTGGAGCGGAACGTCCTGCTGTACGACGCCGAGCGCGTCCGCGGTGCCAAGGACCGCAGGGAAGTACAGGAGGAGCTGGTGCGGGCCCTGGCCGACGGCCCCGGGGTCGTGGTCTTCCAGGGGGCGTTCCCCGACCACGCGGTCGTCGACCGCTTCACCGAGGTCTTCGACTCGCTGATCCGCGAGCAGTACGCGGCCGGCACGACCGCGGGCGACCACTTCGCGAAGCCCGGCGCCAACGAGCGGGTGTGGAACGCGCTGGAGAAGGCGGCCCTCTACGACCCCTCGGCGTTCGCCGACTACTACGCCAACCCGGTCCTGGCCCTGGTGTCCGAGGCCTGGCTCGGCCCCGGTTACCAGGTCACCTCCCAGGTCAACGTGGTCAACCCCGGCGGCCTCGCGCAGACCGTGCACCGCGACTACCACCTCGGCTTCCTCTCCGACGAGGTCGCCGCGGCCTATCCGGCGCACGTGCACCGTCTCTCCCCCGTGCTCACGCTCCAGGGCGCGGTCGCGCACTGCGACATGCCGGTGGAGTCGGGGCCGACGCTGTACCTGCCGTTCTCGCAGATGTTCGAGCCCGGGTATCTGGCATGGCGGCGGCCGGAGTTCCAGGCGTACTTCAAGGAGCACCACGTCCAGCTGCCGCTCGCGAAGGGCGACGCCGTCTTCTTCAACCCGGCGCTGTTCCACGCGGCCGGGACCAACCGCACCACCGACGTGCGGCGCATGGCCAATCTCCTGCAGGTGTCCTCGGCCTTCGGGCGTGCCATGGAGACCGTGGACCGGGAGGCGGTGTCGAACGCCGTCTACCCGGCGCTGCTGCGCCGCAGGACGGACGGCGCCGACGCGGAGTGGCTGGACAACGTGATCGCCGCGAGCGCCGAGGGCTACCCCTTCCCCACCAATCTCGACAGCGACCCACCGGTCGACGGACTCGCCCCGCCGTCCCAGGCGGACCTCGTACGACGGGCACTCGCCGAGGGCTGGACCCCGCGGACCCTCAGGGACGAGCTGCGCGCGGGCGCCGACCGGCGTACGAGCTGAATCGGCGCCGCACGAGCTGAAAGGTACTGGCACATTCATGGGACTTCTCGACGACAAGGTCGTCCTCGTCAACGGCGGCAGCCAGGGCGTCGGTGCCGCCATCGCCCGGGCCGCCGTCCGTGAGGGCGCGGTCGTGGCCGTGACCGGCCGCCGCCCCGAGCCCGGTGCGGCACTGGTGGCGGAGCTGGAGGCGGCCGGCGGCAAGGCGCTGTTCGTCCGCGCCGACCTCGCCGACGCCGAGCAGGCCAGAGCGTCCGTCACCCGGGTCGTCGAGGCGTACGGCCGTGTCGACTGCCTGGTGAACTCCGCCGGGCTCACCTCCCGGGGCACGCTCCTCGACACCACGCCCGAGCTGTTCGACCAGCACATCGCGATCAACCTCAAGGCGCCCTTCTTCGCCATGCAGGCGGCGGTGGCGGACATGGTCGGCCGCAAGGCGCCCGGCACGGTCGTCAACATCATCACGTCCTCGGCACACGGCGGGCAGCCGTTCCTCGCGCCCTACGTGGCCGCGAAGGCCGGCCTGATCGGCCTCACCCGCAACGCCGCGCACGCCCACCGCTGGGACCGGGTCCGGATCAACGGCCTCAACATCGGCTGGACGGCGACCGAGGGCGAGGACGCCACCCAGAAGACCTTCCACGGCGCCGGCGACGACTGGCGTGAGGAGGCCGCCGCCAGGCTCCCCATGGGAAAGCTCGGCCAGCCCGACGAGATCGCCGACTTCGTCGTCCTCCTGCTGTCCGACCGGTCGGGCGTGGTGACCGGTTCGGTGATCGACTGGGACCAGAACGTCCTCGGCGGCCTCGACTGACCCTTCGCCCCACTTGAGAAACACCGCTCGCAAGAACCACCCTCAAGGAGCTGCACCCCCATGCGCATCGGAATCCTCGGCCTCGGCCGCATCGGCGCCTTCCACGCCGAGACCCTCTCCGGACTCGACGCCGTCGAGTCACTCGTACTCACCGACCCCTTCGCGGAGGCCGCCAAGTCCGCCGCGGAGCGGTTCGGCGGCGAGGTCGTGGACTCGCCGGAGGCCCTGCTGGCCGCCGGCGTGGACGGCATCGTGGTCGCGGCGGCGACGGACGCCCACCCCAAGCTGATCCTGGCCGGAGTGGAGGCCGGCATCCCCGTCTTCTGCGAGAAGCCCGTCGCCAAGCACATGAGCGAGGGCGTCGAGGTCCTCAGGGCCGTCGAGGGCAGCGACGTGCCGATCCAGATCGGCTACAACCGCCGCTTCGACACCGGTTTCGTCAACGCCCGGACCGCCGTGCAGAGCGGCGAGCTGGGCAAGCTGCACACCGTGCGCTCGACCACGCTGGACCCGGCCCCGCCGCCGGCCGCGTACATCGCCGCCTCCGGGGGCATCTTCCGGGACTGCTCGGTGCACGACTTCGACATCATCCGCTGGGTGACCGGCCGCGAGGTCGTCGAGGTGTACGCCGTCGGCGGCAACCGGGGCGCCGAGTACATCAAGGAGGCGGGCGACGCCGACACCACCGGCGCGATCCTCACCCTCGACGACGGCACGATCGCGGTGGTCTCCAACTCCCGCCACAACGCCCGCGGTTACGACGTCCGCATGGAGATCCACGGCTTCACGGACTCCATCGCCGTCGGCCTGGAGGA
Encoded proteins:
- a CDS encoding SDR family oxidoreductase; its protein translation is MGLLDDKVVLVNGGSQGVGAAIARAAVREGAVVAVTGRRPEPGAALVAELEAAGGKALFVRADLADAEQARASVTRVVEAYGRVDCLVNSAGLTSRGTLLDTTPELFDQHIAINLKAPFFAMQAAVADMVGRKAPGTVVNIITSSAHGGQPFLAPYVAAKAGLIGLTRNAAHAHRWDRVRINGLNIGWTATEGEDATQKTFHGAGDDWREEAAARLPMGKLGQPDEIADFVVLLLSDRSGVVTGSVIDWDQNVLGGLD
- a CDS encoding LacI family DNA-binding transcriptional regulator, which produces MGHPYPIREIARQAGLSEATVDRVLNGRGGVRENTAREVRQAITDLDRQRTQVRLVGRTFMIDIVMQTPERFSTAVRAALEAELPALHPAVLRSRFHFRETGPGAELTKTLDRIARRGSQGVILKAPDVPEVTAAVGRLAEAGIPVVTLVTDLPSTARLAYVGIDNRAAGATAAYLMGQWLGDRPGNVLTSLSSGFFRNEEEREMGFRSAMRTRHPERAVVEIAEGQGLDATQYDLVRAALERDPEIRAVYSIGGGNIATLRAFEDLDRECAVFVAHDLDHDNDRLLREHRLSAVLHHDLRQDMREACHIVMRAHGALPPAGPTTPSAIQVVTPYNMPY
- a CDS encoding Gfo/Idh/MocA family protein, with amino-acid sequence MTTLPAPRTPDPMAAPALNWGVLGTGWIAERFVDSVQRHTRQRFTAVASRDAARAQEFAARHGIRRGYGSYEELVAAADVDVVYVATEHTAHLACARLVLEAGKHVLVEKPLGLNAAQGAEIAELAASRGLFCAEALWTFFLPRFDVVRQVLDSGMLGQVRSVLADLGEYFDPAGGHRILRADLAGGPLLDLGTYPVSLATWVLGPAENVQASGQAHPSGVNGQIGAVLDGRAVLHTTLFSDTPSTAVIAGTEGTLRLPGPFHQPGDVVFRPAGGGPPLTYTEPRTGHDGLHFEAAEAARRIRDGLVETPLRPLADSVATLRVMDEIRRRCGIVFPGEQPARTRGRTAT
- a CDS encoding Gfo/Idh/MocA family protein, producing the protein MVDTLGVAVVGFGWMGRVHTQAYARVPHHYPGLPLRAELVTVAEDVPGRAEEAAAQFGFASATHDWREVAADPRVQAVSITAPNFLHREIGVAMAGAGKHIWIEKPVGLTAEDARAVADAVARTGVRSAVGFNYRNAPAVESARELIASGEIGTVTHVRVRLFSDYAAHPQGALTWRYERERGGSGVLGDLASHGADLARFLLGDIASLTADTAIFVPERARPTGATAGHTLATGELGPVENEDYVNCLLRFTSGARGVLEACRVSVGEQNNYGFEVHGTKGAVFWDFRRMGELGISRGTGYQDQPVSTVHVGPGDGEFGAFQPGAANAMGYDDLKVVEAYRFLRSVAEGTSYGATVEDAVHSAVVLDAMSRSAESGSWVEVSA
- a CDS encoding Gfo/Idh/MocA family protein, with product MRIGILGLGRIGAFHAETLSGLDAVESLVLTDPFAEAAKSAAERFGGEVVDSPEALLAAGVDGIVVAAATDAHPKLILAGVEAGIPVFCEKPVAKHMSEGVEVLRAVEGSDVPIQIGYNRRFDTGFVNARTAVQSGELGKLHTVRSTTLDPAPPPAAYIAASGGIFRDCSVHDFDIIRWVTGREVVEVYAVGGNRGAEYIKEAGDADTTGAILTLDDGTIAVVSNSRHNARGYDVRMEIHGFTDSIAVGLEDKLPLRSVEPGVTFPAGTPHDFFMDRFTAAYRAELTAFTEVVAGTRPSPCTIADALEAGWIAEACTLSLHEHRPVTIAEVRSA
- a CDS encoding Gfo/Idh/MocA family oxidoreductase, giving the protein MTVRVGVIGAGVMGADHVRLLHGFVSSAEVVAVADVDQARARAVASGVPGALVSPDAWALIAESRVDAVVVASHDSTHAELTVAAVRAGKPVLCEKPLAPTVAECVEVVREDDKAGGGLVSVGFMRRFDPAYVALKAALGEGRCGRPRVVHCVSRGVTSAPGAVSEFSVTGSSIHEFDVVPWLLDSPVTAVSWHAPEGESAPGLRDPQVMLLHTADGTLTTLETFLNARYGYEVRCEIAGERGALRLADPALVVSSLERNRSTGYPADWRPRFTEAYRLELQAWIDSVVAGRSSPLASARAGLTASAVAQAVIASMRDGGRTVPVSVPAL
- a CDS encoding phytanoyl-CoA dioxygenase family protein, translating into MSFTAVHRRAWLSEQDCDLDSFRALVERAADPADYPHAAAVERNVLLYDAERVRGAKDRREVQEELVRALADGPGVVVFQGAFPDHAVVDRFTEVFDSLIREQYAAGTTAGDHFAKPGANERVWNALEKAALYDPSAFADYYANPVLALVSEAWLGPGYQVTSQVNVVNPGGLAQTVHRDYHLGFLSDEVAAAYPAHVHRLSPVLTLQGAVAHCDMPVESGPTLYLPFSQMFEPGYLAWRRPEFQAYFKEHHVQLPLAKGDAVFFNPALFHAAGTNRTTDVRRMANLLQVSSAFGRAMETVDREAVSNAVYPALLRRRTDGADAEWLDNVIAASAEGYPFPTNLDSDPPVDGLAPPSQADLVRRALAEGWTPRTLRDELRAGADRRTS
- a CDS encoding LacI family DNA-binding transcriptional regulator, yielding MRAPTIRDVADRAGVSKSLVSLVLRGSEQVRPEKREAVLRAVRELGYRPNAAARSLSEQRTRTVGVLLNDLRNPWFVDLLDGLNSLLHDNGLRMLLADARLNRRTGQDPAGPFLDLGVDGLIVVGTLPDAAALGAVAERLPVVVAGAREPRLPGVDVVANDDERGARLVTEHLIGLGHRRVAHIAGYGAVGELRRRSFEATMRAHGLAQEAVVEASDMTEEGGYRTTVRLLSRPDRPTAVFAFNDIAAIGAVSAAEELGLSVPRDLSVVGYDNTSIARLRHVWLTTVDNASHEVGRRAARCLLDRFEGRGGEGRTDLAAPVLEIRGTTAGPLTD